tttcaaaaaactatatttttgctttgttttgaagCAGTCGTTCCTAAAAATATTCTTCAAACTTTATGAACAGCTGAACACATAGATATCAGATGCTTCTTACATATGACTGTTGTTTCTATTATTTGTTGGAATGTGAAGACAGAATTTTACTAAATATATGTTTGTTGTGGGTTCAGGCAGCTGCAGAGGCTGCAGCAGGAAAGATTGACCATGGAGGTTGGGAGAGCATCTTGCGATGAGGCCCAGCTGGGCAGGACTGTTAGGTTTTTCGCCTGTCGCCATGAAGTCTTACAATAATATACGTACGATTCCCTCTTACGAGTCATTTTGGTAGACCTGCTCAAATCAACATTGTGTTAACTTTATGATTTGCACCAGCATATCTGGTTTCTGGTAGGCTGAAGGATTGCAAAATTGCACATAAATTCAAGATATGTTGTAAGACACATATCATATCAGAGAGACAATATTATATGCTAGAACCAGTTTGATTCAACATTTCCGCAGTGTTCATATCTCTGTaacaaaattattttctgtcctcTCCGTTACAgctacaaaatattttcaatcgAGTACTGTATGCATGGCCAACATTGTTCTCATTTTATCTTAGCTTTTATGACTGGAGCTGTGTAATGTGGCTGGCACACATGCATCGTAAAAAGAACACCAATGAATGAAACTAGTATATTGTTTTGTACATTGCATTAGTTTTTAAAGGACATCTTGTATGATAATGAACATTGAGTCTAACATAGCCtactaaatttcttttgttGAGGGCTACTCATTCTTCCACACAGTTGTTCTGTGGCCTTAAATATACCTGCATGGGAGAATGAGGGCTTACTGTACATGTGATATTGTCAGGCACTGATGTCACATCCGTTCTTTAATTTTGCATGTTAACatatgacatactagtagtaaaaatGTATCGCATTAATGGATCTTGAGTCATTTGATAGACAGAAATGAAAAGGCTCAGGTGTGAACTGCCCCGTTACCATACAATTGAGAGCTCAGTGCTGTCTCTACAGTGCTGGGAGTGTAACGTTAACCTGCCTGTCCAGTTCATTAGGGTAGGCAGGGGGATTTTTATGGGGTTGGATTAGGTAAACTCAAAAGTCCGACTGAAAAGAGAGGCTGACCATGTTAAGGTGTAAACTGTAAAGGATGAATTGGAAACCAAAATTGTATTCAAGATGTGAaacaatgcaatttgaaacgcccctcacacacatacatgtatcatatggTCCTATAAAAAAACATCGTAAGGCAAAATCAAAGAGAAGCTAAGCTTAAGCTTTTATTCCCTACTGTAAATTTCCACAATCCTCAAATTCTTAATGTATGGGCCATATATAGCttgattgaaatattttacgaCAAGCCATGATATGAgtcaacttacatgtacatctaaaagCAGGTTTGGGCTACATTAAGGCACTTGTTGATTAAGTCCCCTCTTTAAGTCCTAGCCATCCTTAATTCATTTAACACAATTGCTTCATCCCCACATTTTGCAACACAGCTGTGTAAGAGTTATTCAACAAATTGGATATTCTTGGAGATGTGAACTTGGAGGTGCTCAAGGTCTGATGATGAGAGAGATGAGCGGAAAGCTTTGAATGTGATTTTGCTTTCAACTGTAATGcaaaataaaaggaaaattgAGAAAGAATTTGCCTCTTCAGTGTGACAGACAGAAAATATGACAAgctgtgctgtttttttttaacattttatcCATGCTTTCAGCTGAGCTATCAGCATAAGTTGGTCCAATGGAGATCTTTCTAGTGATCTAATATTGACAACATTGCCATTTTGaggtaatacattgtatatccaaAATGTAGATCCTTTATGTGTTAAAAGAAATATCTGACAAATTTGTAGAATTTTATTGCTAAATAAATGTAATTCTGATCTGATATTTCAACAACATTTACAGACAATTCACAGTAACTATCATCATAAGGTTTAACTTTCAAAGCATTGCCAAACTCAATAACAAAAACAGAATAGAAAGCAGCATAATAGACTACCTCATTGATGACTTATTCTTGTACACAAGAATCActttaaagaaaatattctttGTGTCAAGGACATAATACAATGTCTATGATATTATATAATgtactatctgtatctgtatctatatagccggtataaccgttgttcggtgtaacacaccagctttgtagaCACGCAgctggttatacatgtattacaccaAACGATTAAGTCTTGTAGAACATGAAATTTAATCTGTCCAACTTAACAAAAGACGGCATTGATCAAGAAAGCAGAGCTGCTTGGTCATGTTTCTGTTGTAGTTCACCCAGTTGTGTTTGACTGTTGTAGTGGAAATGTTGTTTTGTGGCCTGGACAGTCTTTGGTCCTCACTCCAGCTGGGCCACCTCGTGGAGGTAGGCAGCCAGCAGTTTGGTCTGTAGGAGGAAATGTCGACATGTTAGTGCTTGTCCAAACAGCAAATCATGTCTATGATCATAAAGAAAAGAAGCGAGAATCATTGTCCGTTTGAAATCATACAGGTAAACATGATGTGGGGCtttttgtttcaaatgcaaacctACATGACCAGCTCAGgtaaaaataaacaatttctggTAAAGAAATGATCTCAGTTTTGGGGCAGAGGTTGAAATCTTGGTTTGaaaattaatgacaaaaaaGCTATGATTACAAAAAAGTAAATACTTTCTTGAAATAGcaaacaaacagatttgtaaagACCTACAATATGTTGTTTTTCAAGATTAAAAATCTGATGTACGTTAGTTGTACTATAACcatttcaatttatttttattaAGCAGCTGTGTTTTATGATCTATTTGCCATGTAACCTTTACTTTAAGACCTACCCCCATAATAtagtttttcttgttgaactttTCGTTCTGGGAATGAGCCCCATCATCGCATGCACCCATTGGGAGAAGCATCACGTTTTTCCCCGTCACGTCCGCAAATGTCAACGTCACTGGAATACTACATCCATCCCGAGTCAAATCTGGCTCCATCCCCCAAACTAATAGATGAAATAGAGAACACACATATCAATAAAGGCATGACTACGTACCCCTTGGATGTAGTTCTTCCGATCAAATTTCTCGTTTTGGGAGTGTGCGCCGTCGTCACAGGCACCCATGGGCAGAAGCATAACGTTCTTGCCAGTGACCTCTTGGAAGGTCAAGGTCACAGGGATACTCCCACCCTCGCGAGTCAAGTCAGGCTCACAGTTCCAAACTGTTCACAGGGTGGATCAGAAGGTATTTCAAAATCTTCATTGAAATTGTGACCTGCATCTATGTACATTTCAAATCAGCATATTCTGAGAGCACTTGAGGACAAAGATTTCACTATTTGACATATCTGCATATTCTGAAATGAACCAACCAAGGTTAAAAATGTTATATGATAGGATCAGGCCAAAAGTTTGTAACTAGAATTACTTGATCATCTGTGGCACAGATGCCCTACCTGCTGAAAAATACAGATTTAGGAATGACCTCTAATGAGACCCCTATGATATTTTGTTAAAATGTATGACGTGGTATGTAACTCACCAGTCTTGGTTGCCTTGCGCCCAGCGATGTAGTGAGGATGGTTGAAGTCACTCACCCACGGCTTACCCCCATGCCCCATGGTGACACTGGAACCAAGACAAAATAGAAACTGAAAACTGCAACAGTTTTTATAAGAAGACAAGTTCATCCAGCAACAAATGTTATAAAAGAATGGTTTTAACTGAAACAACTGCTTTTAAAAAacctggcattttgccaatgtttgcgtgtgtgacattcttttctagttattagaatgtcatataaatagaacagagtaactaaacctgatattggcgcatggagagattcacatatgtgcctgaactgaaaaaagaaaaaaaaaagttgaaaaaaatctacctccccggattcgaaccgggtgcattggtttagaatgcgtaaactttaccactgcgctagtgcgaacatgttgaagaaatgcctgttttaacaggtatacaaatgtttggcatggattgaacaggtccgttcatctcaacatcacaacggcgactacactggccagaaggcattttgcgactgcaagtcgcaaaatgcaaaaaaggaCAAACCTGACTGGGAAAAAATCCATGCATTGCTGTATCAATATTCCTTACATATTTCCAAACTGGAGCTTGGCCTGGCATTATAAAAGAGGGGACAAAAATGATATACAAGTTAAAAAACAGCTATGACCATAGTTACGTGTATATTTCTTGAAATAACCACTGTTACGTTTCGTTCCCGCAAATAGCCTGGCCTGGCCCCAGTTTGGACATGTGACTGCAGCCGTACCTGATCTGGTTAGGGCTGCCGCTGTCCTTGTGCAGCTTGTTGATGTAGTCCACTACACACTTCTCCACCTGGTCAGGCAGCATGTCTGGCACCAGGCGCAGGGAGAACTTCCCAATCACCTTCCGTGGGATCACAGTCTTGGCACCAGCACCGTCAAACGAACCCTCAATACCTGCAGTCATGGGAAACGGAAATCTGATCAACAATGTCAATGATTGGCTCGTGTAAACTCTACTCAAAACTTTTGTTCATCTTTAAGCATCAGATCCCTTTATTACaacataatgatacatgtatatgtcaccaTGTACCATCTTCTCCATACTGCAGTAATTACTATTTACAGTAGTGTTGGCCATATGGTCCACATACACAGAGTAACTCAATCAGAAAAGATCCAaatgtcattttctgtttttgtaaacatttgttaTGCTTTCATTTACAATATAAGGAATTTGTATTCAATCTAACTGGACTGTACCATGCAGGGAGAGGGTGGGGAACCTCCAGCGGTGCATGAGGATCTTTGCCTTGGTGTCGTGCAGGAGACGTTTGTGTCCAAGGTCTGCCCTGTACGTCTCCTGTTCAGAACATACAAATTGTACAATTTAGGTCAAGGTACAGTCTTTAAAGCAAAGTCAGATGGTACCTAGTAAAGGCACTCGTCGGTCTCGCAGGACCATGAGTAGTACTAATTCTACACAATgcacttattgtttgtttttacgtttTGAGCGTCTCTGTTCTGATGCAAGTCTCTGCTTTGCTTCCCCCCGTTTCAGTCCCTCCTTGACTTCCTGTCTCCAAAGAGTTCTGTTTGCTGCAAGTGACTCCCATGTGTTGATGCTCATGTCAAGGGCCTTTAAGTCCCGTTTGATAACATCCTTAAAACGTAGATGGGGACGGCCACGTGTTCTTGTCCCAGTAGCCAGTTCACTGTACAATAAATCCTTTGGAATCCTCCCATCTGGCATACGGCACACATGCCCAATCCAGCGAAGTCTTCGCTGCGTCAGCAGTGTGTACATACTAGGAATATTAGCACGTGTGAGTACATCTACATTGGTGACATAATCACTCCACTTGATATGAAGGATTCTACGCAAGCAACGCATGTGAAATGTGTTGAGTTTCCTTTCCTGACTTGTGTATAGGGACCATGTTTCGCTGCCATA
The sequence above is drawn from the Branchiostoma floridae strain S238N-H82 chromosome 4, Bfl_VNyyK, whole genome shotgun sequence genome and encodes:
- the LOC118413263 gene encoding cytosolic non-specific dipeptidase-like; translated protein: MSSHEAMTDLIGLMSSLVDTKGNIKVPGINEMVAPVTDEELASYDPIDFDLETYRADLGHKRLLHDTKAKILMHRWRFPTLSLHGIEGSFDGAGAKTVIPRKVIGKFSLRLVPDMLPDQVEKCVVDYINKLHKDSGSPNQISVTMGHGGKPWVSDFNHPHYIAGRKATKTVWNCEPDLTREGGSIPVTLTFQEVTGKNVMLLPMGACDDGAHSQNEKFDRKNYIQGTKLLAAYLHEVAQLE